The segment AATAATTGGTATTCAGAAAGCGTTGGGTGCTAAAAATTATTTTATCCTGTTTCAGTTTATTACTGAATCTGTTATGCTTTCTTTAATTGGTGGTTTAGTAGGGCTTTTATTAGTCTACATTGGAACTGTGTTGGGGTCGAGAGCAGTTGATATGAATTTTGCCATGAGCTTTGGAAATGTTTTTTCCGGAGTTCTTATTTCTGTTGTTATTGGAATTATTTCCGGACTGGCACCTGCAATTTCTGCCTCCAGATTAAATCCTGTTGATGCAATTAACTCAAATTTCTAATATAAATTTTTAACGTATGAAAAAGATAATTATGCTGGCATTGGCAAGCTTAATGTTTGCTCAGATTTTTGCAATTAATGATCCTAAAACAATGAAGACTACTATTAAAGACATTACTATCTTTCTTAGTGGTGCTCAAATTTCAAGAATTGGTACTGCTCAGCTTCCGGCAGGAAACAGCTTTGTAATAATAAGAGATCTGCCACAGGATTTAAACCCTCAATCTGTTCAGGTTAATGGTAAAGGTGATTTTACTATTATGTCTGTTGTTCACCAGATAAATTATTTAAAAGAACAGGAAAAGACTAAAGAAATTATTGCTTTGGAAGATAGTTTGGAAAGTATTAAAGATAAAATTAATTACGAAAACGGAATGTTATACGTTTATAACAACGAAGAGGGAATGATACTAACAAATAAATCTCTTGCAGGTCAGAATACAGGTGTTAGTATTGCAGCGTTAAAAGAAGCAAGTGATTTTTATAGAAATCGTTTAGCTGATATAAAAACAAAACAACTTGCAATAAATAAAAAGGTTTTAAAATACAATGAACGAATGAATGTTATACTCAATCAACTTGCTGCGCTAAATGCCAAAAAGAATATTCCTACTTCTGAAGTTGTTGTTATGGTAAATGCCGATCAGTCTGTTAATGCTGCTTTTACTGTAAGCTACATTGTTAGCACTGCAGGGTGGAGTCCTTCATATGATTTACGTGCAAAAGATATTAATAACCCGATTGAGATTGCTTATAAAGCTAATGTATATCAGACTACCGGCGAAGACTGGGAAAAAGTAAAACTTACATTGTCAACTGCAAATCCTTCAGTTAGCGGAACAAAACCAAATATTAATCCATGGTATCTTGGATTTTATGAGCCATATACATATTCTTATGAAATAAATAAAGAGAAAGCAAAAGGAGAGGTAATGAAATCTGAAGCTGCACCTGCATCAATGGCTATGAACGAAGTAAGTGTTATGGATGCTAAAACAAGCAGTTCATATACATCCGTAACAGAAAGTACAACAAATATTGAATTTGAAATTTCTCAGCCTTATGATATTCCTGCAAACGGAAATGCCTATACTGTTGAAATGACTAAAACAACTTTACCTGCAACTTATGAATATTATGCTGCACCAAAAATTGATAAAGATGCATTTTTGTTAGCAAAAGTAACAGGGTGGGAGAGTTTGAATATGCTACCTGGCAATATCTTTCTTTATTTTGAGGGAACATATATCGGACAATCATATTTTGATGCACGCAACTTAAACGATACTCTTGATTTATCTCTTGGCAGGGATAAAAATATTGTAATTAAACGCGAAAAAATGAAAGATTATGCAAGTCGTAAACTTGTTGGCACTAACCAAAAAGATACAAGAGGGTTTGAAATTTCTGTACGTAATAAAAAGAGTCAACCCATAACAATAGTTATAGAAGACCAATTACCAATTTCAACAAACAAAGAAATTGAAATTGAAAGAATAGATATTTCTAATGCAAAAGTTAAAGAAGAATCTGCACTTTTAAGCTGGAAGCTAGAGTTGAAACCTGCCGAAACAAAGAAATTTAAACTTGTTTATGCTGTTAAATATCCTAAGGATAAAACGGTGGTTTTAGAGTAATTTTTTTATAAAAAGGATTACAGGATCTGGCTTATAAGCTAGTTAGTAGCTGTTTTAGGACAACACCTACAGCAAACTTTAAATTGACAAATAACAATGACAGAAGAAACTAAAATGACATTTGAAATTTTAAAAATTGGTATTTCGCTTTTGACACCAATTTTGGTTTTAGTTGCGGGTTTACTGATTTCAAGAAAACTTGAAAAAAACAAACTTGAAGTATTAAAAGAAAAAGAGTGGCAAGTCAAATGGGCTGAATTGTTTTTTAAACAAGCGACCTTTTTTAGCGAAAATGTTTCAACCATCATATTTTCGCTACACAGTTTACAAAACGAAAAAAACAAAAACGAAATTGATAAGTTTAATGGGACAATTAAAACCTCGTTTTTAAAACTTTTGGAAATTAATTGGGACATTCAGAATTATGCGCAATTCTCTAAAAACTACGGACAAGCAATGACTTTATCTCAAACAAAGTTAATGGACAGTATCAGAGAACTCATATCAAAAGGACAAGGTAATTTAGAGGAAGTTAGAAAACAACAATTTGAATATAATGACTTTGTGAGAAAAGCTCACAGCGAAATTTTGAAAATGAAATAAAAACAGCCACAAACACCATGTTTCAATCGTTATAGGCAAGTTTATGAAATCAGCAAGACAAAAGAAAGAAAATCAGAAATAATTGTAAAAAAAAAACAGCTAAAAATAACAAGATGAAAAAGAATTATTTAATCTTAATTATTATTTTAACCTCATTTTTAACTGCAAATGCTCAATACACTAAACTTTTCGACTTTGAAGGTTCTGCAAGTGGGTGTAATCCTGAAGGGACATTAATTTCAGATGGGACTTATTTATATGGAATGACTTCAACGGGTGGTACAAACAATTTTGGTACAATTTATAAAATAAAGTTTGATGGTACAGGTTATTATAAATTACTTGACTTTAATGGCGCAGTTAATGGTAAAGAGCCATTTGGTTCTCTTATTCTTGATGGAGTATTTCTCTATGGAATGACACATGGTGGAGGTGTTAATGATATGGGTACAATTTTTAGAATAAAGACAAATGGTACAAGTTATTTTAAACTTTTGGACTTTTCAGGTACTTCAAACGGAAAAGGGCCTTTGGGCTCACTTATTTTAAATGGCTTATATCTTTATGGTATGACACAAGAGGGTGGTACAAATAATATGGGCAAAATCTTTAAAATAAAACCTGATGGGACAGGCTATTCCACACTTTTAAATTTTGCCGGTATTACAAATGGTAATGGACCTGCTGGGACTCTAATTTTTGATGGAACTTTTTTCTATGGAACTACTATATACGGTGGAACTAATAATAATGGAACAATCTTTAAAATAAAACCAGATGGAACTGGATATTTGAAACTTCTAGACTTAGATGGTGTAAATAATGGAATGGGGCTTGTTTGTTCACTTATTTCTGATGGTACATTTCTTTATGGGATGACAGTTTATGGCGGTTTAAACAATTTGGGAACAATTTTTAAAATCAAACCAGATGGAACTGGCTATTTAAAGCTTAGGGATTTCGATGACAATGTGAATGGTTATAAGCCTTTTGGTTCTCTTACATTTGTTGGAACTGTACTTTACGGAATGACTTCTTATAGTGGAACAAATAGCCACGGTATAATCTTTAAAGTAAAACCTGATGGAAGTGACTATTTAAAACTATTAGATTTTGCAGGTATTTCAAATGGAAGTTTTCCGTATGCTTCTTCCTTATTTTATAATGGGACTTCGCTTTATGGTGTAACAGAGGGTGGTGGTACAAACCAAATGGGAACAATTTTTAAATATGACATTGTCATTGGCATAGATGATAATCAGTTAGAATCTGAAATTAATACATTCCCTAATCCTAACAATGGACTATTCATAGTTAAAAAAGAAGTTGAAAATACAATTGACAAAATTGAAATATACAATATTCTTGGAGAAAAAATTTATTTTTCAAACATTATGCAAAATAATGCAGTTGAAATAAATATAACTAATTCTCCTAATGGAATATACTTTGTAAAAATTTATGAAAAAGAGAGATTCCATATAGAGAAAATTTTGAAACATTAGATATTATAGCTATTCGTAATTTAGGTTTATTTGGAAAATGTCTCCAACTTTTTGTGAAGCATACACGCTTGTGACTAAAGTACTAATAATAACAAATTGTACTAATGAGCAAAAATCAAATAATAAAAGAAAAACTAAAAAACGGCTTTAATTGTGCACAAATTGTTGCTGCCGAATTTTCTGATAAAGTAAATGTAAACGAAAAAACAATTTTAGCAGCAACTGCAGCTTTTGGTGGTGGTATTAGCAGGCAAGCCAAGACTTGCGGCGCATTAACCGGAGGTGCAGTTGTATTAGGTTTAGCAAAAGGTAATACAGAAGCAATGGATACTGCTTCAAAAGATTTAACTTATAATTCAGTTCAAGATTTATTTTCGCAATTTGTTAAAATACATGGTTCAACTTCGTGTAAGGAATTATTAGATTGTGATATAAGTACATCCGAAGGTCTGGCAATACATAAAACGGGCTGTAATGCCGAAAAGTGTGAAAAATATATTGAGACCTCAATAGAAATACTAGAGAAAATTTTTGAAAGGTTTAACCAGAAATGAAGTATTAACAAAGAGTAATGTCAAATCTGGAGGTACTTTATCAAAAACTATTTAAAGATTGTTAATGATTATATTTTTTATTACTGCATATTTAACATTATCCAAGTTTTAGATATTATCTTATAATAATGAAACTGCTATGATCAGTTTCATTATTATTTATTAAAGTTTTTATAAAATAAATACCAGGTAGTAAATCACTAATATTAATATTTGTGGATGAACTGTTTATCTTTAATTGTTTTTGTGTTTTTCCAACAGCATTTGATATAATTAATTCATAATTATTAGCCTTATTAAAAAATGAATGGGTAATATTAATCTCATTTGACGCAGGATTAGGATAGATAGTTATTTTGCTATTATCTGATTTCGTTATAATTTTTGTTGTAAGAGGACATGTACAAGATGTTAATAATTCTATTCCAAACAAAGCATTAACAGAAATTGTATCTGAGGAGATTAAATTACCTGTATTCAAATTAACTGAATTAATTATATTTTGTTTTGGAGCAAAATAATAAACATTGTTAGTGTTATCAATGCATGATCCGGCATGTAAGAAAGGAGTATATGCTCCTTCCCATCCAATTGTGTTAATGTGAAATAATTCACCGCTTAATGGAGTAACATAACTTAAATATGCTAAAGAATCAGATGCAGTAACAGAAATTCCAACTAGTCTTGAGTTTGTGCAGTCATATGAGATTCCAAAAAAGTTTTCTTCGGTTGTCATATAGGATATTTGTGTTAAAAAACTAATAGCACCTAAGGTTATATCAAAGCCGCAAATTGTGTTAAATGGACTATTTGAAAGCTCGAAAAGATATAAATTATTTGCTGTATCTATTGTCCCTGATCCTTTATGAATTTGATAACTTGGTAATGATGCAAGTGTGTTTAAGGTACTATCATTAGGATTAAAAGAAATAATACTTACAGAATAGTTAGTTATATAATCGAAAGCAGTACCATAAATGAGTGAGTCACATGGGTTGTATTGAATATTTGCAATTAAAAATGTACCTGTTACCGGATATGGTAGATTAAGCACAAGATTATTATTTAAAGTATTTACTCCGTAAATTCTAACACCATCTGAAAAATAATAAATATGGTTGGCTGAATCAACTGTAGAACTAACATAATTTGAACTTATTAATACTGGGAATAAAGTGTAATCATAAACACTGTCAGTTAATAAGTCGCAATTAGAATAAGCAAAACCTCCTAACGTTGAAGAATTATGTGTGCAAAACAAAGAAGTTGTCTGAGCATTGACTATTGTAGATAACAATATAACAAAAGTAATTGTTAGGATTTTTCTTTTAAAATTCATATTAGTGATTTTGTTAAAATTTATTTTAGTAATTCCTGTTTATTAAAGATTATTATTTACGAGCGTAATGATAAAAAAGTTATACTATGATTTAATTAGTGATTATGCTACTACAGACTTTTTTTCTTTATGTTTCATACTTACTAACCAAACGCCTCCAAATATTAAAAATGCAGAGATGTAATCAATAAGTCCTGGTTTATCGCCAAAAACAATCATTGTAGTTAAACTTGAGAAAAGAGGTTGTAAGTAAATAAAAAAGCTAACAACAGTAGGACTTAATACTCTTAGGGAATAGTTGTAAAATAAATATCCAAGAA is part of the Bacteroidia bacterium genome and harbors:
- a CDS encoding DMT family transporter, producing the protein LGYLFYNYSLRVLSPTVVSFFIYLQPLFSSLTTMIVFGDKPGLIDYISAFLIFGGVWLVSMKHKEKKSVVA
- a CDS encoding T9SS type A sorting domain-containing protein — its product is MNFKRKILTITFVILLSTIVNAQTTSLFCTHNSSTLGGFAYSNCDLLTDSVYDYTLFPVLISSNYVSSTVDSANHIYYFSDGVRIYGVNTLNNNLVLNLPYPVTGTFLIANIQYNPCDSLIYGTAFDYITNYSVSIISFNPNDSTLNTLASLPSYQIHKGSGTIDTANNLYLFELSNSPFNTICGFDITLGAISFLTQISYMTTEENFFGISYDCTNSRLVGISVTASDSLAYLSYVTPLSGELFHINTIGWEGAYTPFLHAGSCIDNTNNVYYFAPKQNIINSVNLNTGNLISSDTISVNALFGIELLTSCTCPLTTKIITKSDNSKITIYPNPASNEINITHSFFNKANNYELIISNAVGKTQKQLKINSSSTNINISDLLPGIYFIKTLINNNETDHSSFIIIR
- a CDS encoding T9SS type A sorting domain-containing protein codes for the protein MKKNYLILIIILTSFLTANAQYTKLFDFEGSASGCNPEGTLISDGTYLYGMTSTGGTNNFGTIYKIKFDGTGYYKLLDFNGAVNGKEPFGSLILDGVFLYGMTHGGGVNDMGTIFRIKTNGTSYFKLLDFSGTSNGKGPLGSLILNGLYLYGMTQEGGTNNMGKIFKIKPDGTGYSTLLNFAGITNGNGPAGTLIFDGTFFYGTTIYGGTNNNGTIFKIKPDGTGYLKLLDLDGVNNGMGLVCSLISDGTFLYGMTVYGGLNNLGTIFKIKPDGTGYLKLRDFDDNVNGYKPFGSLTFVGTVLYGMTSYSGTNSHGIIFKVKPDGSDYLKLLDFAGISNGSFPYASSLFYNGTSLYGVTEGGGTNQMGTIFKYDIVIGIDDNQLESEINTFPNPNNGLFIVKKEVENTIDKIEIYNILGEKIYFSNIMQNNAVEINITNSPNGIYFVKIYEKERFHIEKILKH
- a CDS encoding C_GCAxxG_C_C family protein — its product is MSKNQIIKEKLKNGFNCAQIVAAEFSDKVNVNEKTILAATAAFGGGISRQAKTCGALTGGAVVLGLAKGNTEAMDTASKDLTYNSVQDLFSQFVKIHGSTSCKELLDCDISTSEGLAIHKTGCNAEKCEKYIETSIEILEKIFERFNQK
- a CDS encoding DUF4139 domain-containing protein, with protein sequence MKKIIMLALASLMFAQIFAINDPKTMKTTIKDITIFLSGAQISRIGTAQLPAGNSFVIIRDLPQDLNPQSVQVNGKGDFTIMSVVHQINYLKEQEKTKEIIALEDSLESIKDKINYENGMLYVYNNEEGMILTNKSLAGQNTGVSIAALKEASDFYRNRLADIKTKQLAINKKVLKYNERMNVILNQLAALNAKKNIPTSEVVVMVNADQSVNAAFTVSYIVSTAGWSPSYDLRAKDINNPIEIAYKANVYQTTGEDWEKVKLTLSTANPSVSGTKPNINPWYLGFYEPYTYSYEINKEKAKGEVMKSEAAPASMAMNEVSVMDAKTSSSYTSVTESTTNIEFEISQPYDIPANGNAYTVEMTKTTLPATYEYYAAPKIDKDAFLLAKVTGWESLNMLPGNIFLYFEGTYIGQSYFDARNLNDTLDLSLGRDKNIVIKREKMKDYASRKLVGTNQKDTRGFEISVRNKKSQPITIVIEDQLPISTNKEIEIERIDISNAKVKEESALLSWKLELKPAETKKFKLVYAVKYPKDKTVVLE